The Sulfuricystis thermophila genome segment TGATGCCGAAAGGCAGCGACTCGATCAGCGTGGCACCGACCACGACCATCGGCACCAGGCCGAGCAGCGTCGCAAACGACAGCGCGGCTGCCGTCTGGGCGTAATGCTCGGCGTTGAAACGCTTGACGACGTTGATCAGCAGGCGAACAGGGATGAGCACCATATAATGCGGCGATTGTAATGAAGGGGCACCGTTCATGTCCGCTGCGTGCCGTCCTGCCAGCGCCGAGTTTCGCCGCCTCCATCGTCTGACCCTGATCGCCAGCGCCAGCCTGATCGCATTGATCGCCCTCTGCCTCGCCTGGGAGCTGTGGCTCGCTCCGTTGCGCCCCGGCGGTTCCTGGCTTGCGCTGAAGGCGCTGCCGTTGCTGCTGCCGCTGTTCGGCATCCTGCACGGCCGGCGCACCACCCATCAATGGGCGAGCCTGCTGATCCTGTTGTATCTGCTCGAAGGGTTGACGCGGCTCATCAGCGATGCCGGCACGAGCCGCTGGCTGGCCGCCGGCGAGACCCTGCTCGCCGGCATTTTTTTCGCCGCCGCGCTGGCTTTTGCGCGCCTGTCTGCGCCCGCGCGACGAAAAGCCGCGATCACAGCTGCGGATTGACCCGCTCGGCGCCGGCGTAGAGCTTGTTGAGGGCGTTCAGATAGGCTTTCGCCGAGGCGACGATGATGTCGGTATCCGCCCCCTGGCCATTGACGATGCGGCCTTCCTTCGCCAGGCGTACGGTCACCTCGCCCTGGGCATCGGTGCCGGTGGTGATCGCATTCACCGAATAGAGCAACAGTTCGGCACCGCTATCCACCACCGACTCGATCGCGCGGAAGGTGGCATCCACCGGTCCGCTGCCGGTGGCCTGCGCGCGCTTCTCGACCCCGCCGATCGCCAGGGTCAGTTCGGCGCTGGGCGCTTCCCCGGTTTCGGAATGGAAGCGCGAAGCGACCAGCTTGTAATGCTCGACCTCGGGCGTGACCATCTCGTCGGAGACGATGGCATGCAGGTCCTCGTCGAAGATTTCGCGTTTCTTGTCGGCCAGCTCCTTGAAACGCGCAAACGCGGCATTCAGCGCCTCCTCGCTCTCGAGCTGGATGCCGAGCTCGGCGAGCTTGGTGCGGAAGGCATTGCGACCTGAAAGTTTGCCGAGCGAGATCCGATTGGCATTCCAGCCGACGTCTTCGGCGCGCATGATCTCGTAGGTCTCGCGATGCTTGAGCACGCCGTCCTGATGGATGCCCGACTCGTGCGCGAAGGCGTTCGCGCCGACGATCGCCTTGTTCGGCTGCACGACGTAACCGGTGATCTGCGAGACGAGGCGCGAGGCCGCGACGATCTGCGTCGTGTCGATGCGCGTCTCGACCGGGAACAGGTCCTTGCGCGTGCGCACCGCCATCACCACCTCTTCGAGCGCGGCATTGCCGGCACGTTCGCCCAGGCCGTTGATCGTACATTCGACCTGGCGCGCGCCATTGAGCACCGCAGCGAGCGAATTGGCGACGGCGAGGCCGAGGTCGTTATGGCAGTGGGTCGACCAGATCACCTTGTCGGAATCGGGCACGTTCTCGATCAGCGCACGCATACGCTCGCCCCACTCTGCCGGAATGCTGTAACCGACGGTGTCGGGTACGTTGATGGTCTTGGCCCCCGCCTTGATCACCGCGTCGAAAACGCGGCATAGAAAATCGAAGTCCGAACGCACCGCATCCTCGGCGGAAAACTCGACGTCGTCCGTGTATTCGCGTGCCCACTTGACCGCCTGCACCGCCGCCGCGACGACTTCGTCGGGCTTCATGCGCAGCTTCTTCTCCATGTGGATCGGCGAAGTGGCGATGAAGGTGTGGATGCGGCCGCGTGCCGCCGGCCGGATCGCCTCGCCGGCGCGGCGCACGTCCTTCTCGTTGGCGCGCGCCAGCGAACACACCGTCGAATCCTTGATCACTTCGGCGATTGCCCGGATCGCCTCGTAATCGCCGGGGCTGGCGGCCGCGAAGCCCGCCTCGATCACATCCACCCGCATCCGCTCCAACTGCCGGGCGATGCGCATCTTCTCCTCGCGCGTCATGGCCGCGCCCGGGCTCTGTTCGCCATCGCGCAAGGTGGTGTCGAAAATCAACAACTGTGGTTTGCTCATTTCATTCTCCGCTGGAATGTCCGATGCTCATGACAACCCGCCGCCGAGGGGTCGCGGGATGCGTAACTCGAATTGTGGGGAAGGGGGTATTCAGCGCGCGCGGCGCAGCAGCGGGCGCAGCTTGGTGAACAGCGACGCACGCACCGCCATCAGGGCGGTGAGGCTGAGATAGGCGGCAGAGAGGCCGAGCAGCGTCGCAGTCATGACGCAACTATAACAAACTATTCGCCCGGTGCAAGCTTTTTGCGCTTCGACAGCCAGTCGAGTGCGGCAAGGAGGTAGCCGGACAAGGCATAGACGAGAAACAGCGCGAACAGCACGCCGGGTGGATAGCTCGACACCAGCGCGAAACCGAGCGCCACGGCGACGACGATGATGAACGGCACGCTCTTTCTCAAGTTGATGTTCTTGCCGGAGTAGTAGCGCAGATTGGTCACCATCGTCACCCCGGCGAAAATGGTCAGGCTACAGGCATACCAACGCGCCTCCTGGCCACTCCATTCATTGTCGATCAGCACCCAGACGAGGCCAGACACCAGCGCGGCAGCCGCCGGGCTTGGCAAGCCCTGGAACCAGCGTTTGTCCACCACCTCGATATTGGTGTTGAAACGCGCCAGACGCAGCGCGGCGCCGACGCAATAGATGAAGGCGGCAATCCAGCCGAGTTTACCGAGGTCCTTGAGCGCCCATTCATACACCACCAGCGCCGGCGCTGCCCCGAAAGAGACCATGTCGGAAAGCGAATCGTATTCGGCGCCGAAAGCGCTTTGCGTGTGCGTCAGCCGCGCGACGCGGCCATCGAGTCCATCGAACACCATCGCGATGAAGATCGCCACCGCCGCGACCTCGAACTTGCCGTTCATCGCCTGGACGATCGCATAGAAACCCGAAAACAGCGCCGCCGTGGTAAACAGGTTGGGCAGGATGTAAATACCCCGCCGGCGCAGTTCCGGATTGAACAAGGTCTTGCGGGGGCGGTAATCGGCCATGGGTGCGCGACGGCTGAAAGGATGCGCTCAATTGTAACCGCGCGCCGGTTGCGCAGGGATTACGGCAGAAGGGCGAGGATCGTCGTCGTGGCGCGCACCTTTTCGCCCACGACGACTTTCACCTGCACCCCCTTCGGCAGATAGAGATCGACACGCGAGCCGAAACGGATGAAACCGTAGCGCTGGCCGCGCACGAGTTTGTCTCCCGGTGCGACGTAACAGAGAATGCGTCGTGCGATGAGTCCTGCCACCTGCACGCAGGTGATGTCCTGGCCGTCGAGGCTCCGCAGATGCAGGGAATTGCGCTCGTTTTCCGTCGATGCCTTGTCGAGATCGGCATTCAGGAATTTGCCCGGATGATACCAACGGCTCACGACCTCGCCGTCGATCGGACTGCGGTTCGAATGCACGTTGAAGACATTCATGAACACGCTGATCTTCAACGCCTCGCGCTCGAGCCACGGATCCGTCACCGGCTCGATGGCGACGATGCGGCCATCGGCCGGAGAGAGCACGCTCTTCGCATCTCCCGGCACCACGCGCGGCGGATCGCGGAAGAACTGCAGGACGAACAGCGCGACCAGCCAGAACGGCACGGACCAGACGAGCGGCGCGCCACCGAAGGTCACCAACAGCGCCAGAGCGATGGCCGCGCCAAGGAAGGGCCAGCCTTCCCGAGCGATGATGGGGTGCGGATAGTGCTGCAACTTAGTTCTTAACGTGAAATACAGAGCAAAAAGAGCGCCGCCATTCGTTTCCTTGACGGCAGCCTACCTTCGCGGCGCAAGCCGCGCTGATAGTCTCCCCTCCCGCGAGGGAGGGGCTGGGGGAGGGCGGGTGTTTATTTTTGCGCATGGGGTTTTCATCCTCTGCGGGTGCCGATTGCCGGCATGCGCGTTAGTTCTTGGACTTATCCACCAGGGCCTTGGCCTTGATCCAGGGCATCATGTCGCGCAACTGGGCGCCCACCTGCTCGATCGGGTGTGCGGCAATCAAGCGGCGCCGCGCCGTCATGGCCGGGTAGTTGGTCTTGCCTTCGAGGATGAACTGCTTGGCGTAATCACCGTTCTGGATGTTCCTCAACGCCTCCTTCATCGCCGCACGCGCCTCGGGGCCGATGACCTTCGGGCCGGTGACATACTCGCCGAATTCGGCATTGTTGGAGATCGAGTAGTTCATGTTGGCGATGCCGCCCTCGAAGATCAGGTCGACGATCAGCTTCACCTCGTGCAGGCACTCGAAATAGGCCATCTCGGGCGCATACCCGGCTTCGGTGAGTGTCTCGAAGCCGGCCTTGATCAGTTCGACGAGGCCGCCGCAGAGCACCGCCTGCTCGCCGAACAGGTCGGTTTCGGTCTCCTCGCGGAAGGTGGTCTCGATCACACCGCCCTTGGTGCCGCCGTTGGCCGCGGCATAGGAGAGTGCGATGTCCTTGGCCTTACCGGACTTGTCCTGATAGACCGCGATCAGGGAAGGCACCCCACCGCCGCGCAGGTATTCGGAACGCACCGTGTGACCGGGCCCCTTCGGCGCGATCATGATCACGTCGATGTCATCGCGCGGCACGACCTGGTTGTAATGGATGTTGAAACCGTGCGCGAAAGCCAGCGCTGCCCCTTTCTTGAGGTTGGGCTCGACATCGGCGTAATACACCGCGGGAATGGTCTCGTCGGGCAGCAGCATCATGACGACGTCTGCCCCCTTGACCGCCTTGGCGATCTCCTCGACCTTCAGGCCGGCTTTTTCGGCCTTCGCCCAGGAAGCGCCGCCCTTGCGCAGGCCGACGGTCACCTTGACGCCCGAGTCCTTGAGGTTTTGCGCATGCGCGTGGCCCTGCGAGCCATAGCCGACGATCGTCACCTTCTTGCCCTTGATCAGCGAGAGGTCGGCGTCCTTGTCGTAATAGACTTTCATGATTTTCCCTTTGATTGGTCAGACTTTGAGGATGCGATCGCCGCGGCCGATGCCGCAGACACCGGTACGCACGGTTTCCAGGATCAACGAGCGGTCGATGGCGTTGAGGAAGGCATCGAGCTTGGCGCCGTCGCCGGTCAGCTCGATGACATAGGAAGATTCGGTGACGTCGATGATATGGCCGCGGAAGATGTCGGCGACGCGCTTCATTTCCTCGCGGTCCTTGCCGGTGGCGCGCACCTTGACGAGCATCAGCTCGCGTTCGATGTGTGGCGCCTCGGACAGATCGACCACCTTGACGACGTCGATCAGCTTGTTGAGCTGCTTGGTGATCTGTTCGATGATGTCGTCAGAGCCGATGCTGACGATGGTCATGCGCGACAGCGACGGATCCTCGGTCGGGGCGACGGTCAGCGAATCGATGTTGTAGCCGCGCGCGGAAAACAGACCCGAGACACGCGACAGGGCGCCAGCCTCGTTTTCGATCAGGATGGAGATGATGTGGCGCATGTTCACAGCTCCTCGGCCAGGATCATTTCGGACAGCCCCTTGCCGGCAGCGACCATCGGGAACACGTTGGCGGTCTTGTCGGTCAAGAAGTCGAGGAACACCAGCTGGTTCTTGTGCTTGACGAAGGCTTCCTTGAGCGCCGGCTCGACGTCGGCCGGCTTCTCGATGCGCAGGCCGACATGGCCATAGGCCTCGGCGAGCTTGACGAAGTCCGGCAGCGCATCGACGTAGGATTCGGCATAACGGTTGCCATGGAACATCTGCTGCCACTGGCGCACCATGCCGAGATAGCCGTTGTTGAGACAAAGGATCTTGATCGGTAAGTGGAACTGCTTGCAGGTCGACAGCTCCTGGATGTTCATCTGGATGGAGCCTTCACCGGTAATGCAGGCCACCGTGGCATCGGGATTGGCGAAGCGCACCCCCATCGCCGCCGGCAGGCCGAAACCCATCGTGCCCAAGCCACCGGAATTGATCCAGCGGCGCGGCTTGTCGAACTTGTAATACTGCGCCGCCCACATCTGGTGCTGGCCGACGTCGGAGGTGACGAAGGCATCGCCACCGGTCACCTCGTAGAGCTTCTCGACGACGTACTGCGGCATGATCAGCTCGCTGCCCATCTTGTACTTGAGGCACTGCTTGCCACGCCAGCCTTCGATTTTCTCCCACCACGCCGCGAGATGCTTGGCATCGGGCTTGCCTTCGCTGGCTTCCAGCTGGCGGATGATCTCGTCGATCACGTCGGGCACGTTGCCGACGATCGGCACATCGACCTTGACGCGCTTGGAGATCGACGACGGATCGATATCGACGTGGATGATCTTGCGCGGATTGCGCGCGAAGTGCTCCGGATTACCGATCACGCGATCGTCGAAACGCGCGCCGATCGCCAGCAGCACGTCGCATTCCTGCACCGCCATGTTGGCTTCATAGGTACCGTGCATGCCCAGCATGCCGAGGAACTGTCGGTCGGTGGCCGGATAGCCACCCAACCCCATCAGGGTCTGGGTGATCGGAAAACCGAGCATGCGCGTGAGTTTGGTCAGCTTCTCGGCGGCGTTCGAGAGGATCACCCCACCGCCGGTATAGATCATCGGCCGCTTCGCCTCCAGCAACAGCTGGACCGCCTTCTTGATCTGGCCGGTGTGTCCTTTGACCACCGGGTTGTAAGAACGCATCGAGATGGTCTTCGGATAGTGGAACTCGGTCTTCTGGATCGTGATGTCCTTCGGGATGTCGACCAGCACCGGGCCGGGACGGCCGGTCTTGGCGAGATAGAACGCTTTCTTGATCGTGACGGCGAGATCCTTGACGTCCTTGACGAGGAAATTGTGCTTGACGCAGGGACGGGTGATGCCGACCGTATCCGCCTCCTGGAAGGCGTCCTGGCCGATGTAGGCAGTGGGCACCTGGCCGGTGAGCACCACCAGCGGAATCGAATCCATGTAGGCGGTGGCGATACCGGTCACCGCGTTGGTCACCCCCGGTCCGGAGGTGACGAGACAGACGCCTACCTTGTCCGACGAACGGGAATAGGCATCGGCTGCATGCACCGCCGCCTGCTCGTGGCGCACCAGCACGTGCTTGACTTGATCCTGCTTGAACAGCTCATCGTAAATGAACAACACCGAGCCGCCAGGGTAGCCGAACACATAGTCGACCTTTTCTTCCTGGAGACACCTGATTACAATCTCCGCGCCTGTCAAATGCATTTTTTTCGTTCCATCGTTGTCGTGGGTCACGTCCGAAACATGGAACGATACTTGACAGCAATAGGCGTGGTCAAGGCTTCCCGGGCGACCATATTCATTTTTCAGTCACGATTCGGCTTCATCCTTGGCTTCCCGCGCCGAGCTCTCCAACTTTCTCGCCAGCGTCGAACGCCGCGCTTACAAGCAGGCGCTGTTCGCCGTGCGCGACGAGGAGGTGGCGCTCGACATCGTCCAGGACTGCATGATGCGCATCGCGGAAAAATACGGCGACCGACCGGCCGAGGAATTGCCGCCACTTTTCCAGCGCATCCTGCAAAATGCGATCCGCGACCATTACCGGCGCAGCCGCACCCATGCGGAACGATTCACCTCGCTGTCGGCCTTCGAGGGCGATGAGGAGAATCCCGCCGATGCCCTGGAGACCCTGGAAACCGACGAGGATGCCAACCCTTTTGCCGGGCCGCTCGATGCGCTGCTCCAAGCGGAAACCCTGAATCTGGTGGAGGAAGCCTTGCAAAACCTGCCGCCCCGTCAACGCGAAGCCTTCCTGCTGCGTTATTGGGAAGGATTGGACATCGCCGAAACCGCTGCCGTCATGGGTTGCACGGAAGGCAGCGTCAAGACCCATTGTTCGCGCGCCACCCATGCCCTGGCGGCCGCGCTCGAGGCAAAAGGAATCAGACCATGAACCAGGAAGAACTGTTTGCCCGCCAAGTGTGCCGCGTCCTCGACCGGGGGACGCTGAATCTCGACCACGAGATCGTCGAGCGTCTGCGCGCCGCGCGCGAGCGCGCCTTGCAGCATCAGCGCGTCCTCGTCCACAAGACCGTCTTGGTCGGCGCTGACGGCACGGCACTCATGGATGGCGATGAGGAAAGGCACCCGCTGCGTACCTGGCTGGCGATGCTGGCGCTGTTGCTCGGCGTCAGCCTCGCCTATGTCTGGAACGGCTACACCGCGGCCA includes the following:
- a CDS encoding 2-isopropylmalate synthase; this translates as MSKPQLLIFDTTLRDGEQSPGAAMTREEKMRIARQLERMRVDVIEAGFAAASPGDYEAIRAIAEVIKDSTVCSLARANEKDVRRAGEAIRPAARGRIHTFIATSPIHMEKKLRMKPDEVVAAAVQAVKWAREYTDDVEFSAEDAVRSDFDFLCRVFDAVIKAGAKTINVPDTVGYSIPAEWGERMRALIENVPDSDKVIWSTHCHNDLGLAVANSLAAVLNGARQVECTINGLGERAGNAALEEVVMAVRTRKDLFPVETRIDTTQIVAASRLVSQITGYVVQPNKAIVGANAFAHESGIHQDGVLKHRETYEIMRAEDVGWNANRISLGKLSGRNAFRTKLAELGIQLESEEALNAAFARFKELADKKREIFDEDLHAIVSDEMVTPEVEHYKLVASRFHSETGEAPSAELTLAIGGVEKRAQATGSGPVDATFRAIESVVDSGAELLLYSVNAITTGTDAQGEVTVRLAKEGRIVNGQGADTDIIVASAKAYLNALNKLYAGAERVNPQL
- a CDS encoding phosphatidylserine decarboxylase; translated protein: MQHYPHPIIAREGWPFLGAAIALALLVTFGGAPLVWSVPFWLVALFVLQFFRDPPRVVPGDAKSVLSPADGRIVAIEPVTDPWLEREALKISVFMNVFNVHSNRSPIDGEVVSRWYHPGKFLNADLDKASTENERNSLHLRSLDGQDITCVQVAGLIARRILCYVAPGDKLVRGQRYGFIRFGSRVDLYLPKGVQVKVVVGEKVRATTTILALLP
- a CDS encoding DUF2069 domain-containing protein, which gives rise to MSAACRPASAEFRRLHRLTLIASASLIALIALCLAWELWLAPLRPGGSWLALKALPLLLPLFGILHGRRTTHQWASLLILLYLLEGLTRLISDAGTSRWLAAGETLLAGIFFAAALAFARLSAPARRKAAITAAD
- the ilvC gene encoding ketol-acid reductoisomerase, with product MKVYYDKDADLSLIKGKKVTIVGYGSQGHAHAQNLKDSGVKVTVGLRKGGASWAKAEKAGLKVEEIAKAVKGADVVMMLLPDETIPAVYYADVEPNLKKGAALAFAHGFNIHYNQVVPRDDIDVIMIAPKGPGHTVRSEYLRGGGVPSLIAVYQDKSGKAKDIALSYAAANGGTKGGVIETTFREETETDLFGEQAVLCGGLVELIKAGFETLTEAGYAPEMAYFECLHEVKLIVDLIFEGGIANMNYSISNNAEFGEYVTGPKVIGPEARAAMKEALRNIQNGDYAKQFILEGKTNYPAMTARRRLIAAHPIEQVGAQLRDMMPWIKAKALVDKSKN
- a CDS encoding RNA polymerase sigma factor, which translates into the protein MASRAELSNFLASVERRAYKQALFAVRDEEVALDIVQDCMMRIAEKYGDRPAEELPPLFQRILQNAIRDHYRRSRTHAERFTSLSAFEGDEENPADALETLETDEDANPFAGPLDALLQAETLNLVEEALQNLPPRQREAFLLRYWEGLDIAETAAVMGCTEGSVKTHCSRATHALAAALEAKGIRP
- the pssA gene encoding CDP-diacylglycerol--serine O-phosphatidyltransferase, with the protein product MADYRPRKTLFNPELRRRGIYILPNLFTTAALFSGFYAIVQAMNGKFEVAAVAIFIAMVFDGLDGRVARLTHTQSAFGAEYDSLSDMVSFGAAPALVVYEWALKDLGKLGWIAAFIYCVGAALRLARFNTNIEVVDKRWFQGLPSPAAAALVSGLVWVLIDNEWSGQEARWYACSLTIFAGVTMVTNLRYYSGKNINLRKSVPFIIVVAVALGFALVSSYPPGVLFALFLVYALSGYLLAALDWLSKRKKLAPGE
- a CDS encoding DUF3619 family protein gives rise to the protein MNQEELFARQVCRVLDRGTLNLDHEIVERLRAARERALQHQRVLVHKTVLVGADGTALMDGDEERHPLRTWLAMLALLLGVSLAYVWNGYTAATENEEIDSALLADDLPPHAYLDKGFQAWLEKDPSSGD
- the ilvN gene encoding acetolactate synthase small subunit codes for the protein MRHIISILIENEAGALSRVSGLFSARGYNIDSLTVAPTEDPSLSRMTIVSIGSDDIIEQITKQLNKLIDVVKVVDLSEAPHIERELMLVKVRATGKDREEMKRVADIFRGHIIDVTESSYVIELTGDGAKLDAFLNAIDRSLILETVRTGVCGIGRGDRILKV
- a CDS encoding acetolactate synthase 3 catalytic subunit, which produces MTHDNDGTKKMHLTGAEIVIRCLQEEKVDYVFGYPGGSVLFIYDELFKQDQVKHVLVRHEQAAVHAADAYSRSSDKVGVCLVTSGPGVTNAVTGIATAYMDSIPLVVLTGQVPTAYIGQDAFQEADTVGITRPCVKHNFLVKDVKDLAVTIKKAFYLAKTGRPGPVLVDIPKDITIQKTEFHYPKTISMRSYNPVVKGHTGQIKKAVQLLLEAKRPMIYTGGGVILSNAAEKLTKLTRMLGFPITQTLMGLGGYPATDRQFLGMLGMHGTYEANMAVQECDVLLAIGARFDDRVIGNPEHFARNPRKIIHVDIDPSSISKRVKVDVPIVGNVPDVIDEIIRQLEASEGKPDAKHLAAWWEKIEGWRGKQCLKYKMGSELIMPQYVVEKLYEVTGGDAFVTSDVGQHQMWAAQYYKFDKPRRWINSGGLGTMGFGLPAAMGVRFANPDATVACITGEGSIQMNIQELSTCKQFHLPIKILCLNNGYLGMVRQWQQMFHGNRYAESYVDALPDFVKLAEAYGHVGLRIEKPADVEPALKEAFVKHKNQLVFLDFLTDKTANVFPMVAAGKGLSEMILAEEL